One genomic segment of Accipiter gentilis chromosome 29, bAccGen1.1, whole genome shotgun sequence includes these proteins:
- the SURF6 gene encoding surfeit locus protein 6 — protein MANLAAQDSYLQGLARKVCLQGAPESRKRKFVSKPGQPEDAGRQLKKKKRKKPRKQAEKTNAPSVQQVVSNTSKPTPGQKAAPEASKSSPRGVTQSGNESSVTGSKSELGSPSFFAINLLRQRLHEKIKKASGQDDAKELPPAVLEKRQRRKYERERKKRRRKELKMKAKVEKKETEEVPVEPESKKEESTDEIVFNRVEVHEENELSKIQKKKEKRKAVKGKITPLTGKNYKQLLSRLETRKNKLEELKDKDQKKAQELENKMKWTNVLYKAEGVKIRDNEERLKEALKRKEKRKAQRQRQWEKRTEKVVEKMQQRQEKRRKNIQKKKKDRIEKKKARARKKGRVLPEDLKKAGLK, from the exons ATGGCCAACCTGGCCGCCCAGGACTCCTACCTGCAGGGTTTGGCGAGGAAGGTCTGCCTGCAGGGCGCCCCGGAGTCGCGGAAGAGAAAATTTG TGTCTAAGCCAGGCCAGCCCGAGGATGCTGGCAGACAGctcaagaaaaagaagagaaagaaacccaGGAAGCAAGCTGAGAAGACAAATGCTCCTTCAGTCCAACAGGTGGTCTCTAACACCAGTAAACCTACTCCGGGACAGAAAGCAGCCCCTGAAGCCAGCAAATCATCTCCACGGGGTGTTACACAGAGCGGAAATGAGAGTTCGGTTACAG GGAGCAAAAGTGAACTGGgttccccttctttttttgcaATTAATCTCTTGCGTCAGAGACTACATGAGAAGATTAAAAAAGCTTCTGGACAA GACGATGCCAAAGAATTGCCTCCTGCAGTCCTGGAGAAGAGGCAGCGAAGGAAgtatgagagagagaggaagaagcgCCGAAGAAAGGAGTTGAAGATGAAGGCAAAAgtggagaagaaagaaactgaGGAGGTACCGGTAGAGCCAGAGAGCAAAAAGGAGGAGAGCACAGATGAGATTGTTTTTAACAGGGTTGAAGTCCATGAAGAGAATGAGTTGAGCAAGatccagaagaagaaagagaagaggaaagcagtgaAAGGCAAGATCACGCCTCTGACGGGCAAAAACTAcaagcagctgctgagcaggCTGGAGACCAGGAAGAATAAGCTGGAGGAACTCAAGGATAAGGACCAGAAGAAAGCTCAGGAGCTAGAGAACAAGATGAAATGGACAAATGTTCTCTATAAGGCGGAAGGCGTGAAGATTCGTGACAACGAGGAGCGTCTGAAAGAAGCTCTGAAGCGTAAGGAGAAGCGTAAAGCGCAACGCCAAAGGCAGTGGGAGAAGCGGACAGAAAAAGTGGTGGAAAAGATGCAACAGCGGCAGGAAAAGCGTCgcaaaaacattcagaagaagaagaaggataGGATAGAGAAGAAGAAAGCCAGGGCCCGGAAGAAAGGCCGGGTTCTGCCAGAGGACTtgaaaaaagctggtttaaagTGA
- the MED22 gene encoding mediator of RNA polymerase II transcription subunit 22 isoform X2, with translation MAQQRVLPQSKETLLQSYNKRLKDDVKSIMDNFTEIIKTAKIEDETQVSRATQGEQDNYEMHVRAANIVRAGESLMKLVSDLKQFLILNDFPSVNEAINQRNQQLRSLQEECDKKLIALRDEISIDLYELEEEYYSSSLCDSNDLPLCEAYWRQDFATLSPESLSMPLTAATAEQSVATSQSSTPSHPHVNGHGAGPTEHS, from the exons ATGGCGCAGCAGCGGGTGCTGCCGCAGAGCAAGGAGACCCTGCTGCAGTCCTACAACAAGCGCCTCAAGGACGACGTCAAGTCCATCATGGATAACTTCACCGAAATCATCAAGACGGCTAAG ATTGAGGATGAAACTCAAGTCTCTCGAGCAACCCAGGGTGAACAAGATAACTATGAGATGCATGTCAGAGCTGCAAACATT GTCCGAGCTGGTGAGTCCTTGATGAAACTTGTGTCTGACCTGAAGCAGTTCTTGATCCTCAATGATTTCCCCTCTGTGAATGAAGCTATCAACCAGCGCAACCAGCAGCTGAGAAGCTTGCAGGAGGAATGCGACAAGAAGTTGATTGCACTACGAGATGAGATCTCCATTGACCTGTACGAGCTAGAAGAAGAATATTACTCTTCCAG TCTGTGTGACAGCAATGATCTTCCACTGTGCGAAGCCTACTGGAGACAAGACTTTGCCACGCTGTCCCCCGAAAGCCTCTCCATGCCTCTGACAGctgccacagcagagcagagcgTTGCTACCTCCCAGAGCTCAACCCCATCGCACCCTCACGTGAACGGGCACGGGGCAGGCCCCACGGAGCACTCCTGA
- the MED22 gene encoding mediator of RNA polymerase II transcription subunit 22 isoform X1, with protein MAQQRVLPQSKETLLQSYNKRLKDDVKSIMDNFTEIIKTAKIEDETQVSRATQGEQDNYEMHVRAANIVRAGESLMKLVSDLKQFLILNDFPSVNEAINQRNQQLRSLQEECDKKLIALRDEISIDLYELEEEYYSSSYSLCDSNDLPLCEAYWRQDFATLSPESLSMPLTAATAEQSVATSQSSTPSHPHVNGHGAGPTEHS; from the exons ATGGCGCAGCAGCGGGTGCTGCCGCAGAGCAAGGAGACCCTGCTGCAGTCCTACAACAAGCGCCTCAAGGACGACGTCAAGTCCATCATGGATAACTTCACCGAAATCATCAAGACGGCTAAG ATTGAGGATGAAACTCAAGTCTCTCGAGCAACCCAGGGTGAACAAGATAACTATGAGATGCATGTCAGAGCTGCAAACATT GTCCGAGCTGGTGAGTCCTTGATGAAACTTGTGTCTGACCTGAAGCAGTTCTTGATCCTCAATGATTTCCCCTCTGTGAATGAAGCTATCAACCAGCGCAACCAGCAGCTGAGAAGCTTGCAGGAGGAATGCGACAAGAAGTTGATTGCACTACGAGATGAGATCTCCATTGACCTGTACGAGCTAGAAGAAGAATATTACTCTTCCAG CTACAGTCTGTGTGACAGCAATGATCTTCCACTGTGCGAAGCCTACTGGAGACAAGACTTTGCCACGCTGTCCCCCGAAAGCCTCTCCATGCCTCTGACAGctgccacagcagagcagagcgTTGCTACCTCCCAGAGCTCAACCCCATCGCACCCTCACGTGAACGGGCACGGGGCAGGCCCCACGGAGCACTCCTGA
- the MED22 gene encoding mediator of RNA polymerase II transcription subunit 22 isoform X3, translating into MAQQRVLPQSKETLLQSYNKRLKDDVKSIMDNFTEIIKTAKIEDETQVSRATQGEQDNYEMHVRAANIVRAGESLMKLVSDLKQFLILNDFPSVNEAINQRNQQLRSLQEECDKKLIALRDEISIDLYELEEEYYSSRIYKEACSPVRPGHGFHTAMLPYCSPVLQFP; encoded by the exons ATGGCGCAGCAGCGGGTGCTGCCGCAGAGCAAGGAGACCCTGCTGCAGTCCTACAACAAGCGCCTCAAGGACGACGTCAAGTCCATCATGGATAACTTCACCGAAATCATCAAGACGGCTAAG ATTGAGGATGAAACTCAAGTCTCTCGAGCAACCCAGGGTGAACAAGATAACTATGAGATGCATGTCAGAGCTGCAAACATT GTCCGAGCTGGTGAGTCCTTGATGAAACTTGTGTCTGACCTGAAGCAGTTCTTGATCCTCAATGATTTCCCCTCTGTGAATGAAGCTATCAACCAGCGCAACCAGCAGCTGAGAAGCTTGCAGGAGGAATGCGACAAGAAGTTGATTGCACTACGAGATGAGATCTCCATTGACCTGTACGAGCTAGAAGAAGAATATTACTCTTCCAG GATTTATAAAGAGGCGTGCAGTCCCGTGAGGCCAGGACATGGGTTCCATACAGCCATGCTGCCATACTGCTCTCCTGTGCTCCAGTTTCCCTGA
- the RPL7A gene encoding LOW QUALITY PROTEIN: 60S ribosomal protein L7a (The sequence of the model RefSeq protein was modified relative to this genomic sequence to represent the inferred CDS: deleted 1 base in 1 codon) yields MAARGPAPPLSNLPGPAPPRAPPLSSRETSRPIDISQHAPLLLSLPQFKMPKGKKAKGKKVAPAPAVVKKQEAKKVVNPLFEKRPKNFGIGQDIQPKRDLTRFVKWPRYIRLQRQRSILYKRLKVPPAINQFTQALDRQTATQLLKLAHKYRPENKQEKKQRLLARAEQKAAGKGDAPTKRPPVLRAGINSVTTLVENKKAQLVVIAHDVDPIELVVFLPALCRKMGVPYCIIKGKARLGRLVHRKTCTSVAFTQVNPEDKGALAKLVEAVKTNYNDRYDEIRRHWGGNVLGPKSVARIAKLEKAKAKELATKLG; encoded by the exons ATGGCGGcccgcggccccgctccgcccctcTCGAACCTC cctggccccgccccgccgcgcgcgCCGCCGCTGTCCTCTCGCGAGACGTCGCGCCCCATAGATATTTCCCAGCATGCGCcgcttctcctttctcttcctcagttCAAGATG CCGAAAGGAAAGAAGGCCAAGGGCAAGAAGGTAGCACCGGCCCCTGCTGTAGTCAAGAAGCAGGAGGCCAAGAAGGTTGTCAATCCCCTCTTTGAGAAGAGGCCCAAGAACTTTGGCATTG gacAGGATATCCAGCCGAAGCGTGATCTCACACGTTTTGTGAAATGGCCGCGCTACATCAGACTGCAGCGCCAGAGGTCCATTCTTTACAAACGCTTGAAGGTGCCTCCTGCCATTAACCAGTTCACTCAAGCTTTGGACCGCCAGACAG CTACGCAGCTGCTGAAGCTGGCGCACAAATACAGGCCAGAAAATAAGCAAGAGAAGAAGCAGAGGCTACTGGCTCGTGCTGAGCAGAAAGCTGCAGGAAAGGGAGATGCGCCGACTAAGCGGCCACCGGTCCTCCGAGCAG GTATTAACAGTGTCACGACTCTGGTAGAGAACAAGAAAGCTCAGCTTGTAGTTATTGCCCACGATGTAGACCCCATTGAG CTGGTGGTCTTCTTGCCTGCTCTGTGCCGCAAGATGGGAGTGCCATACTGCATCATCAAGGGCAAAGCCAGACTGGGGCGACTGGTCCACAGGAAAACCTGTACCTCTGTTGCTTTCACACAAGTTAACCC GGAGGATAAGGGAGCCCTTGCAAAGCTGGTGGAGGCTGTTAAGACCAACTACAATGACAGATACGACGAG ATCCGTCGTCACTGGGGTGGTAACGTCTTGGGTCCAAAATCAGTGGCTCGTATTGCTAAGCTTGAAAAAGCAAAGGCTAAAGAACTGGCTACTAAGCTGGGCTAA
- the LOC126052024 gene encoding surfeit locus protein 1: protein MATGRLLLLLRAGPRLLRERRGRVSHCLIRRTFFGYPLTKAGSGLIQQTKDVCLRFCRPQSSTTAADASGEDIVLKWGLFLVPLTTFCLGTWQVQRRKWKLDLIAQLASRITSEPIPLTLDPMELKELEYRPVKVRGHFDHSKELYILPRSLVDPEREAREAGRLTSHPENGANVITPFYCTELGVTILVNRGFVPKKKMKPETRLKGQIEGEIDLTGVVRLSETRKPFVPENNIEKNRWHYRDLEAMAKVTGAEPIFIDADFRSTVPGGPIGGQTRVSLRNEHMQYIITWYGLCAATSFLWYRKFIQKIPL, encoded by the exons ATGGCGAcggggaggctgctgctgctgctgcgcgcGGGGCCGCGGCTGCTGAGGGAGCGCCGGGGCCGG GTGTCACATTGCTTGATCAGAAGAACATTTTTTGGGTATCCCCTAACTAAAGCAGGTTCTGGTCTGATCCAACAGACTAAAG ATGTTTGTTTGAGATTCTGCAGACCACAAAGTTCTACAACAGCTGCTGACGCATCTGGAGAGGACATTGTACTCAAATGGGGCCTTTTCCTGGTCCCTCTGACCACATTCTGTCTCGGCACATGGCAG GTTCAGCGACGAAAGTGGAAATTAGATTTGATTGCACAACTGGCATCAAGAATTACATCAGAGCCCATCCCTCTGACATTAGA CCCCATGGAATTGAAGGAATTGGAGTACAGACCTGTAAAGGTCCGAGGGCATTTTGATCACTCCAAGGAGCTCTATATTTTGCCACGGTCACTTGTAGACCCTGAGCGAGAAGCCAGAGAAGCCGGGCGACTGACATCCCACCCAGAAAATGGAGCAAACGTCATTACTCCTTTCTACTGCACAGAACTAGG GGTCACAATTTTAGTCAACCGAGGATTTGTgcccaaaaagaaaatgaaaccggAGACCAGGCTGAAGGGACAG ATTGAAGGTGAAATTGATCTCACTGGGGTGGTGAGGTTATCAGAAACCCGGAAACCTTTTGTGCCTGAAAATAACATTGAGAAAAACCGCTGGCATTACCGTGACCTGGAGGCTATGGCAAAGGTGACCGGTGCTGAGCCCATCTTTATCGATGCAGATTTCA GAAGCACAGTCCCAGGGGGGCCCATCGGAGGCCAGACAAGAGTGAGCCTGAGAAACGAGCACATGCAGTACATCATCACCTG gTATGGCTTATGCGCTGCAACTTCATTCTTGTGGTACAGGAAATTTATACAAAAGATACCTCTGTGA
- the SURF2 gene encoding surfeit locus protein 2, with amino-acid sequence MAGPGLADGVAMAEVAEEERLFLRQHPLLTLAEPGKVRCRLTGHEMPCRLSELQAYTNGKKYQRLIKTAREFDYGKFEPHIVPSTKNLHQLFCKLTLRHINKFPEHVLRHVQGKRYQKALKTYEECQKEGVEYVPACLRQKKQRTHHPDEQMNGSRQPYRKEEFWEPKSSDEDGEETDDSMSDLYPPALFPEKSPAAPQTTKGSDDFATDSEDDGAKQNGDVNGEEGGRMDVSRAVGNKRGKKQSGPLKKKFKSHHQKPKNFKKATNGK; translated from the exons ATGGCCGGGCCCGGGCTCGCCGACGGCGTGGCCATGGCTGAGGTGGCCGAGGAGGAGCGGCTGTTCCTGCGGCAGCACCCGCTCCTCACCCTCGCGGAACCGGGCAAG GTGAGATGCAGGCTGACAGGCCACGAGATGCCATGTCGGCTGTCGGAGCTGCAGGCTTATACTAATGGCAAGAAGTATCAGCGGCTGATAAAGACAGCCAGAGAGTTTGACTATGGCAAGTTTGAGCCCCATATAGTGCCCAGCACAAAGAATCT ACACCAGCTGTTTTGCAAGCTCACTCTCAGACACATCAACAAGTTTCCAGAGCACGTGCTGCGTCATGTCCAAGGGAAGCGCTATCAGAAGGCCCTAAAAACAT ATGAGGAGTGCCAGAAGGAAGGAGTGGAGTACGTCCCTGCCTGCTTGCGACAGAAGAAGCAGAGGACGCACCACCCTGATGAGCAAATGAACGGGAGCAGACAGCCTTACAGAAAAGAGGAATTCTGGGAGCCAAAGTCCAGTGATGAGGATGGAGAGGAGACGGATGACAGCATGAGTGACCTGTACCCAC CCGCACTCTTCCCAGAAAAAAGCCCAGCAGCTCCACAAACCACAAAGGGCAGTGATGACTTCGCAACAGACAGCGAGGATGATGGGGCCAAGCAGAACGGTGATGTGAATGGAGAGGAAGGTGGAAGAATGGATGTCAGCAGAGCAGTTGGCAACAAAAGGGGAAAG aaacagTCAGGccctttaaagaagaaattcaagAGTCATCATCAAAAACCCAAGAACTTCAAGAAAGCAACGAACGGCAAATAA
- the SURF4 gene encoding surfeit locus protein 4, whose protein sequence is MGQNDIMSTAEDFADQFLRVTKQYLPHVARLCLISTFLEDGIRMWFQWSEQRDYIDGTWNCGYFLASIFVFINLFGQLSGCILVLSRNFVQYACFGLFGIIALQTIAYSILWDLKFLMRNLALGGGLLLLLAESRSEGKSMFAGVPTMRESSPKQYMQLGGRVLLVLMFMTLLHFDMNFFSILQNIVGTALIILVAIGFKTKLAALTLVIWLFGINIYFNAFWTVPAYKPMHDFLKYDFFQTMSVIGGLLLVVALGPGGVSMDEKKKEW, encoded by the exons ATGGGCCAGAACGATATCATGAGCACCGCTGAGGACTTCGCGGACCAG TTCCTGAGGGTGACGAAGCAGTACCTTCCCCACGTGGCCCGCCTGTGCCTGATCAGCACCTTCCTGGAGGATGGCATCCGCATGTGGTTCCAGTGGAGTGAACAGAGGGATTACATTGATGGCACATGGAACTGTGGCTATTTCCTGGCCTCCATCTTTGTGTTCATAAATCTCTTCGGACAGCTGA GCGGCTGTATCCTGGTGCTGAGTAGGAACTTTGTGCAATATGCCTGCTTTGGACTGTTTGGAATTATAGCATTACAG ACTATTGCATACAGCATTTTATGGGACCTGAAGTTCTTGATGAG GAACCTTGCCCTTGGGGGaggcttgctgctgcttttggctgaGTCGCGCTCAGAGGGGAAGAGCATGTTTGCTGGTGTCCCTACCATGCGGGAAAGCTCTCCTAAGCAGTACATGCAGCTGGGGGGCCGTGTGCTGCTGGTCCTCATGTTCATGACACTGCTACATTTTGATATGAACTTCTTTTCT attCTGCAGAACATTGTGGGCACAGCCCTGATTATCCTCGTGGCAATTGGCTTCAAGACAAAGCTGGCTGCCTTGACTCTAGTCATCTGGCTGTTTGGCATCAACATCTACTTCAATGCCTTCTGGACCGTCCCAGCCTACAAGCCCATGCACGACTTCCTCAAATACGATTTCTTCCAGACCATGTCTGTAATTGGAGGGCTCCTCCTCGTGGTTGCACTGGGTCCTGGCGGAGTCTCCAtggatgagaagaaaaaagagtggTAA